A portion of the Cellulophaga algicola DSM 14237 genome contains these proteins:
- a CDS encoding sodium:calcium antiporter encodes MILISILLIALCCVIIWRASDGFEAASEYLGRNLSEGVRGATINAIGSSMPELFTTLFFLFVLKDKDGFAGGIGTTAGSAIFNGMIIPAVVILVVVLKGITSHVEVSKKVLLRDGISLLICEFILIFVVGGETLNWTHGLVLMGMYAIYSIYMLTSMKNVAVGADEEEEEEEDEEEEENKESGFLKNFFTLDLEPIFIKGAITSKSAWSLLVFAMLIIGSACMLLVKACEWLGDELNIPIYFIAVILASAATSVPDTILSMKDAKKGNYDDAVSNALGSNIFDVCFALGLPLFLFTLIYGPIQMSAETVVNISELRILLFILTFIAFIIYIAKRKMGVLSAVLLLSIYLLFTLYILGRSLDSDIATEISLWLQSINEFVNQFRFWT; translated from the coding sequence ATGATTTTAATTTCAATTTTATTAATCGCACTCTGTTGTGTAATAATATGGCGCGCTAGTGATGGTTTTGAAGCCGCCTCAGAATATCTAGGTAGAAACTTGAGCGAGGGTGTTCGAGGAGCTACTATAAATGCCATAGGTTCATCAATGCCTGAATTGTTTACAACATTATTTTTTCTATTTGTATTAAAGGATAAAGATGGTTTTGCTGGGGGTATTGGTACCACTGCTGGTAGTGCAATTTTTAACGGAATGATAATTCCTGCTGTTGTGATTTTAGTCGTTGTTTTAAAGGGTATTACTTCACATGTAGAAGTTTCTAAGAAAGTATTACTAAGAGATGGTATCTCATTATTGATATGTGAATTTATCTTGATCTTCGTTGTTGGAGGAGAGACCTTAAATTGGACACATGGTTTAGTTTTAATGGGGATGTATGCTATTTACTCCATTTACATGTTAACATCTATGAAAAATGTAGCTGTGGGTGCAGATGAGGAAGAGGAAGAAGAAGAGGATGAAGAAGAGGAAGAAAATAAAGAGTCTGGATTCTTAAAGAATTTCTTCACTTTAGATCTAGAACCTATCTTTATAAAAGGAGCTATAACAAGTAAAAGTGCTTGGTCTTTATTAGTATTTGCAATGTTAATTATTGGTTCAGCTTGTATGTTATTAGTAAAAGCATGTGAGTGGTTAGGAGATGAATTGAATATACCAATCTATTTCATAGCCGTAATTTTAGCAAGTGCAGCAACTAGTGTTCCAGATACAATTTTATCTATGAAGGATGCAAAAAAAGGTAATTATGATGATGCTGTATCCAATGCATTAGGAAGTAATATATTTGATGTTTGTTTTGCTTTAGGATTGCCTTTGTTTTTATTTACACTCATATATGGCCCTATTCAAATGAGTGCAGAAACAGTAGTAAATATATCTGAGTTGCGTATTTTATTATTTATTTTAACTTTTATTGCTTTTATAATTTATATAGCAAAAAGAAAAATGGGTGTTTTAAGTGCAGTACTTCTATTGAGTATTTACTTATTATTTACGTTATATATCTTAGGAAGATCCCTAGATTCTGATATAGCTACAGAAATTAGCCTGTGGTTACAATCTATTAATGAATTTGTTAATCAGTTTAGATTCTGGACTTAA
- a CDS encoding helix-hairpin-helix domain-containing protein, giving the protein MTTKSVTSIIDANKKYQYVDNGDPMRGGMKDVYFSPNKLYVVAIYRDKQDYNSIERLKKIVTTYFDNFFNREGGDYYKELYSWPTDVISENGRTGIIVPCYSKNFFFSKGYENIDLLKGKEKEGKWFASAKFRSKTSKLKIDKSELGNWLSYFQVGVNIARGVKRLHSAGLAHSDLSYKNVLIDPVTKTAAIIDIDGLVVPGLFPPDVIGTADFIAPEVVATKHLSVKDPNRNLPNRLTDLHALAVLIYMYLFYRHPLRGGKYFGPIEADEEEDLLMGSKALFIEHPSDDSNRNLKREYGDNVKNFLPWTDLNATPYTIAGPCLKALFEQAFIKGLTEPRERPLAESWEQALIKTDDLKLKCSNSSCDQQWFIFDNSKVTKCPFCNTKYEASIPVLDLFYQFKPDVWKPENQRLVVYNNTTLHQWHVNRNVIRNEKLTAQNKKRLGYFAFHNNQWILINEAMPSLKDLTNDKVIPTGQFVALKEGNKLLLSSDEGSRVATITITNL; this is encoded by the coding sequence ATGACGACTAAATCAGTAACATCCATTATAGATGCTAATAAAAAGTATCAATACGTAGATAATGGAGACCCCATGAGAGGGGGGATGAAAGATGTTTATTTTAGTCCAAATAAATTATATGTTGTAGCTATTTATAGAGATAAACAGGACTATAATTCTATAGAAAGACTAAAGAAAATTGTAACAACATATTTCGATAATTTTTTTAATCGAGAAGGTGGGGATTATTATAAAGAATTGTATTCATGGCCAACAGATGTTATTTCTGAAAATGGTAGAACAGGTATTATTGTACCCTGTTATTCTAAAAATTTTTTCTTTTCAAAAGGATATGAAAATATAGATTTATTAAAAGGAAAAGAGAAAGAAGGGAAATGGTTTGCGAGTGCAAAATTTAGATCTAAAACCTCTAAATTAAAAATAGATAAATCTGAATTGGGCAACTGGTTAAGTTATTTTCAAGTGGGTGTAAATATAGCTAGAGGAGTTAAGAGACTTCACTCTGCTGGTTTAGCGCATTCAGATTTGTCCTATAAAAATGTTTTAATTGACCCTGTTACTAAAACAGCAGCGATAATTGATATTGATGGGTTAGTAGTTCCAGGATTATTTCCGCCAGATGTTATTGGTACCGCAGATTTTATAGCCCCAGAAGTCGTAGCCACAAAACATTTAAGTGTAAAAGATCCAAATAGGAATTTACCCAATAGATTAACAGATTTGCATGCTTTAGCAGTTCTTATTTATATGTACTTGTTTTACAGACACCCTTTAAGGGGAGGTAAATATTTTGGACCAATTGAGGCAGATGAAGAAGAAGACCTATTAATGGGTAGTAAGGCACTATTTATAGAACATCCTTCTGATGATAGCAACAGGAACTTAAAAAGAGAATATGGCGATAATGTCAAAAATTTTCTCCCTTGGACAGATTTAAATGCTACGCCTTATACAATTGCAGGTCCTTGCCTAAAGGCGTTATTTGAGCAAGCATTTATAAAAGGACTAACGGAACCTAGAGAAAGGCCTTTGGCAGAAAGTTGGGAACAAGCTTTAATTAAAACGGATGATTTAAAGCTTAAATGCAGCAATTCAAGTTGTGATCAGCAATGGTTTATTTTTGATAATTCTAAAGTTACAAAATGTCCTTTTTGTAATACAAAGTATGAAGCCTCTATACCTGTTTTAGATTTATTTTATCAATTTAAACCAGATGTGTGGAAGCCAGAAAATCAGCGTTTGGTAGTTTATAATAATACTACCTTACATCAATGGCATGTAAATAGAAATGTAATCCGTAACGAAAAGCTTACTGCTCAAAATAAAAAAAGATTGGGTTATTTTGCTTTCCATAACAATCAATGGATATTAATAAACGAAGCAATGCCTTCTCTTAAAGATTTAACGAATGATAAGGTTATTCCTACAGGTCAATTCGTAGCGCTAAAAGAAGGGAATAAACTTTTACTATCATCCGACGAAGGAAGTAGAGTAGCAACCATAACAATAACTAATTTATAA
- a CDS encoding PP2C family serine/threonine-protein phosphatase, producing MPSDKDALYWKEENKSSVGILGERKIVVSSKRGRSHKNVGSFRDDDYAFKNFQESGWGVVVVSDGAGSAPLSRKGSELACNEVITYFEEVILPNDELKSIENAISIFSETKDEILLEEAKNDVKKTLYKASLHVHTCINKFAAKTLEEHPEVFEQKKTNYNAEFFHSTLIFTAFKKTEIGFLILTFGVGDCPIGIVNKDKTEAKLLNWLDVGEFGGGTRFITQPEIFHSKERPMATRFNIHIQEDFSFLFLMTDGIYDPKFEVEANLEKTEKWLNFINDLEGDNEDDVFLDFNSDPEVLEKNLNLWMDFWSKGNHDDRTLAIIY from the coding sequence ATTCCATCAGATAAAGATGCTCTTTATTGGAAAGAAGAAAATAAATCTTCTGTTGGAATACTGGGGGAAAGAAAAATTGTAGTATCCTCAAAAAGAGGAAGGTCTCATAAAAATGTAGGGAGTTTTAGAGATGATGATTATGCATTTAAAAATTTTCAGGAATCAGGTTGGGGAGTTGTAGTCGTTAGTGACGGAGCAGGTAGTGCTCCACTTTCTAGAAAAGGATCTGAACTAGCATGTAATGAAGTTATTACATATTTTGAAGAAGTTATTTTACCTAATGATGAATTGAAAAGTATTGAAAATGCAATCAGTATATTTTCAGAAACAAAGGATGAGATTTTACTCGAAGAAGCCAAAAATGACGTAAAAAAAACTTTATATAAAGCATCACTACACGTTCATACGTGTATTAACAAATTTGCTGCAAAAACGCTTGAAGAACATCCTGAAGTTTTTGAACAGAAAAAAACAAATTATAATGCAGAATTTTTTCATTCTACATTAATTTTTACCGCTTTTAAGAAAACTGAAATTGGTTTTTTAATTTTGACTTTTGGTGTGGGAGATTGCCCTATTGGAATCGTAAACAAAGATAAAACAGAAGCAAAGCTGTTAAACTGGTTAGATGTAGGAGAATTCGGAGGAGGAACACGTTTTATAACGCAACCAGAGATTTTTCATTCAAAAGAAAGACCAATGGCTACTAGGTTTAATATTCACATTCAAGAAGATTTCTCATTCCTATTTTTAATGACAGATGGTATTTATGATCCTAAATTTGAAGTAGAAGCAAACTTAGAAAAAACAGAAAAGTGGCTTAATTTTATAAATGATTTAGAAGGAGATAACGAGGATGATGTTTTTCTTGATTTTAATTCAGATCCAGAAGTATTAGAAAAAAATCTTAATCTTTGGATGGACTTTTGGAGTAAAGGTAATCACGATGACAGAACACTTGCAATTATTTATTAA
- a CDS encoding TerY-C metal binding domain-containing protein — protein sequence MRRLPIYFLIDVSESMVGDPISQVQDGIATIIQELKTDPQALETVWISIIVFAGEAKTLVPLQDIISFYPPKFPIGSGTSLSKGLGHLMYDLRKNLVKTTEYKKGDWKPIVFLFTDGVPTDDATSAINEWNNSWSKTANLIAISLGDGADLSLLGKLTDKILKLENTTTSGYKEFFKWVTDSIKTSSESVESNKTGFELAEIDSDNLSTIDITKNEVVPEKLDDNFVVLSAMCQNTKKTYLMKYKKSINQSNFGGIDLGTKSYRLNGAFQVDSTYEELSDGNSRQLTVNTEELIGAPTCPCCGNQIAFAVCQCNQIHCIGEEKVSTCPNCGNTGQYGAGSGGFDVNRTQG from the coding sequence ATGAGAAGATTACCAATATATTTTTTAATAGACGTTTCTGAATCAATGGTTGGCGATCCAATTAGTCAAGTTCAAGACGGTATTGCTACAATAATTCAAGAATTAAAAACAGATCCTCAAGCATTAGAAACGGTGTGGATTTCAATTATAGTATTTGCAGGAGAGGCTAAGACATTAGTGCCATTACAAGATATTATTAGTTTCTACCCACCAAAATTTCCAATTGGTAGTGGTACTTCTCTGAGTAAAGGATTGGGGCACTTGATGTATGACTTAAGGAAAAATTTAGTAAAAACTACAGAGTATAAAAAGGGAGATTGGAAACCTATAGTATTTTTATTTACAGATGGTGTGCCTACCGATGATGCAACTTCAGCAATTAACGAATGGAATAATAGTTGGAGTAAAACAGCAAATTTAATAGCGATTTCTTTAGGTGATGGTGCTGATCTTTCTTTATTAGGGAAATTAACAGATAAGATTCTTAAATTAGAAAACACCACAACTTCTGGCTATAAAGAGTTTTTTAAATGGGTTACAGATTCTATAAAAACAAGTAGCGAAAGTGTAGAATCTAATAAAACTGGCTTTGAGTTAGCAGAGATAGATTCTGATAATTTATCAACAATAGATATCACAAAAAATGAAGTGGTACCAGAAAAACTAGATGATAACTTTGTTGTTCTTTCGGCAATGTGCCAAAACACAAAAAAAACTTATCTTATGAAATATAAGAAAAGTATAAATCAATCTAATTTTGGAGGTATAGATTTAGGTACAAAATCTTATCGATTAAATGGTGCTTTTCAGGTAGACAGTACCTATGAAGAATTATCAGATGGTAATTCTAGGCAATTAACGGTTAATACCGAAGAATTAATAGGAGCTCCAACGTGTCCATGTTGCGGAAACCAAATTGCCTTTGCTGTATGTCAATGCAACCAAATACATTGTATAGGAGAAGAAAAAGTGAGCACATGCCCAAACTGTGGTAACACAGGACAATATGGAGCAGGGTCTGGAGGTTTTGATGTGAATAGAACTCAGGGTTAA
- a CDS encoding vWA domain-containing protein encodes MRRLPVYFLLDTSGSMVGEPIEALNNALSGMINTLRSDAQASETLWISIVTFDREVKEIMPLTDLQSFQLPEITCPQSGPTFTGKALDYLHEKVTKDLRKGTPEQKGDWKPLLFLFTDGKPSDVQQYKEVIPKIKALNFGAIVACAAGHLADDDKLKELTDTVVHLQTVDSNTLKQFFTWVSDTIEQGNKSMGTTDAVSLPPPPSEDIIVI; translated from the coding sequence ATGCGGAGACTACCAGTTTATTTTTTACTAGATACTTCTGGATCTATGGTTGGCGAACCAATTGAAGCACTTAATAATGCTTTAAGTGGAATGATTAATACATTGCGCTCAGATGCTCAGGCATCTGAGACGTTATGGATTAGTATTGTAACTTTTGACAGAGAAGTTAAAGAAATAATGCCACTTACAGATTTACAATCCTTTCAATTACCAGAAATTACCTGCCCACAAAGCGGACCAACATTTACAGGTAAGGCTCTTGATTATTTGCATGAAAAAGTGACAAAAGATTTAAGAAAAGGTACGCCAGAACAAAAAGGAGATTGGAAACCATTACTTTTTTTATTTACAGACGGAAAGCCTTCAGATGTACAACAATATAAAGAAGTCATTCCTAAAATAAAGGCCTTAAATTTTGGAGCTATAGTTGCTTGTGCTGCAGGTCATTTAGCAGATGATGATAAGCTTAAAGAGCTAACAGATACCGTTGTTCATTTACAAACTGTTGATAGTAATACCTTAAAACAGTTTTTTACATGGGTTTCGGATACCATTGAGCAAGGAAATAAAAGTATGGGAACTACAGATGCTGTATCCCTACCTCCACCCCCATCAGAAGATATTATCGTTATATGA
- a CDS encoding vWA domain-containing protein — translation MRRLPVYILLDTSGSMMGEPIEAVKNGVQVMISSLRQNPQAIESAFLSIITFDSSARQIVPLTDLASFQMPDIQATGTTSLGEALELVSTCIDNEVASTTSESKGDWKPLVFIMTDGIPTDDMQKGLSELKKRRTAYIVACAAGNGADSTLLKQITENVVSLDTADSQSISKFFAWVTASIGVTSTKVEESGKDATGLNELPPPPSELNIVV, via the coding sequence ATGAGAAGACTACCTGTATACATTTTATTAGATACCTCAGGCTCTATGATGGGAGAGCCTATTGAAGCTGTGAAAAATGGCGTTCAAGTAATGATAAGTTCTTTAAGGCAAAATCCCCAAGCAATAGAATCTGCATTTCTAAGTATTATAACTTTTGATAGTTCTGCTAGGCAAATAGTACCTCTAACAGATTTAGCCTCTTTTCAGATGCCAGACATTCAAGCAACAGGGACTACATCTTTAGGAGAAGCTCTTGAATTAGTTAGTACATGTATTGATAATGAAGTTGCATCAACAACATCAGAAAGTAAAGGAGACTGGAAGCCATTAGTTTTTATAATGACAGATGGGATACCTACAGATGATATGCAAAAGGGCCTTAGTGAACTTAAAAAAAGACGTACGGCTTATATTGTAGCATGTGCTGCAGGAAACGGTGCAGATTCAACCTTATTAAAGCAAATAACAGAAAATGTTGTTAGTTTAGATACGGCAGATAGCCAAAGTATATCTAAGTTTTTCGCATGGGTAACAGCTTCTATTGGTGTAACCTCTACGAAAGTAGAAGAATCTGGGAAAGATGCAACAGGTCTTAATGAGTTACCTCCACCACCTTCAGAATTGAATATCGTAGTATAA
- a CDS encoding TerD family protein: MAINLTKGQKIDLRKSSGEQLTNFCVGVNWGAIETIKKGFFGSKKVIEDVDLDLSCIMTDSNGELYDWIYSPEYNAFLQQQNFPLGKLNSKEGALKHSGDDRQGDVGGDDGLDNEIISVDLNKVDPNKVDPNVDKIFFFLNIYLNKGQNFDFSDIPFAKIRMYEGTPSKVINVNSSYDIVTDQTYKGKGALIMGKLYKRNGDWKFDAIGEPTDDKMFLQTISKILDTHAK; this comes from the coding sequence ATGGCAATTAATTTAACGAAAGGTCAAAAAATTGACTTAAGAAAATCATCAGGTGAGCAACTTACAAACTTTTGTGTAGGAGTAAATTGGGGAGCAATTGAGACTATCAAAAAAGGTTTTTTCGGAAGCAAAAAAGTGATTGAGGATGTTGATTTGGATTTAAGTTGCATAATGACAGATTCAAATGGAGAATTATATGATTGGATTTATTCTCCTGAGTATAATGCCTTTTTACAACAGCAAAATTTTCCATTAGGGAAATTAAATTCTAAAGAAGGTGCATTAAAACATAGTGGAGATGATAGACAAGGAGATGTAGGTGGTGATGATGGTCTTGATAATGAAATTATAAGTGTAGATTTAAATAAAGTAGATCCTAATAAAGTAGATCCTAATGTTGATAAAATATTTTTCTTTTTAAATATTTACCTTAACAAAGGACAAAATTTTGATTTCTCAGATATTCCATTCGCAAAAATCAGAATGTATGAAGGCACACCATCTAAAGTAATCAATGTAAACTCTAGTTATGATATTGTTACGGATCAAACGTACAAAGGTAAGGGTGCATTAATTATGGGGAAACTTTACAAACGAAATGGTGATTGGAAGTTTGACGCAATAGGCGAGCCTACTGATGATAAAATGTTTTTACAAACAATTAGTAAAATTCTTGATACACACGCAAAATGA
- a CDS encoding TerD family protein produces the protein MAINLQKGQKIDLIKKTASGSVSKLQKFCIGVNWGVIDRSYSIQETKGGFLGFGGKSEYVTKHFKEAVDLDASCVLFNANKELVDVVSFKQLTSKDGAIIHSGDDREGDVDGDDGLDNEIISVDLTKINSSVDKIVFFLNSYKKQDFATVPFASIRLYEGTPEVVSNVFATYDVSADPTFKGFVSMIMGTLYKTNGEWKFDAIGEPTPALDLQETIKTIMLKHI, from the coding sequence ATGGCTATTAATTTACAGAAAGGACAGAAAATTGATTTAATAAAAAAAACGGCTTCAGGTTCAGTTTCTAAATTACAAAAATTTTGTATTGGAGTAAATTGGGGAGTTATTGACAGAAGCTATAGCATACAAGAAACCAAGGGTGGTTTTTTAGGCTTTGGAGGAAAATCAGAATATGTTACTAAACATTTTAAAGAGGCTGTAGATTTAGATGCTAGTTGTGTGTTATTTAACGCCAATAAAGAATTAGTAGATGTTGTTTCTTTTAAACAATTAACTTCTAAAGACGGGGCTATTATTCATAGCGGTGATGATAGAGAAGGAGATGTTGATGGTGATGATGGTTTAGATAATGAAATTATTTCTGTAGATCTTACAAAAATAAATTCGTCTGTGGATAAGATTGTTTTTTTTCTTAATAGTTATAAGAAACAAGATTTTGCGACAGTACCATTTGCTTCAATTAGACTTTATGAAGGAACACCAGAAGTAGTATCTAATGTATTTGCAACTTATGATGTTTCTGCAGATCCAACTTTTAAAGGTTTTGTTTCTATGATAATGGGAACATTATATAAAACTAATGGAGAGTGGAAATTTGATGCAATAGGAGAACCTACACCTGCACTTGATCTACAAGAAACGATTAAAACTATAATGCTAAAACACATATAA
- a CDS encoding TerD family protein, which produces MAINLQKGQRESLSTGNFTVGLGWDTNETATGVDFDLDASIFILGENKKLLSESHFIFYNNLKSPDGSVEHTGDNRTGEGDGDDESIIIDLTKIDTNATEICIVVTIDDCEARKQNFGQVRNSFVRIVDNSNNSEVMKFELDEDFSIETAVEFGRIYKKNNEWKFEAIGTGMKGGLQDFLNKYN; this is translated from the coding sequence ATGGCAATTAATTTACAAAAAGGACAAAGAGAGTCTTTAAGTACAGGAAATTTTACAGTAGGTTTAGGATGGGATACCAATGAAACAGCAACAGGTGTTGATTTTGATCTAGATGCCTCAATTTTTATTTTAGGAGAAAATAAAAAACTACTTTCAGAAAGTCATTTTATTTTTTACAATAATTTAAAGAGTCCAGATGGTTCAGTAGAACATACAGGAGATAATAGAACAGGAGAAGGAGATGGTGATGATGAGTCTATAATTATAGATTTAACGAAGATAGATACTAATGCCACAGAAATATGTATCGTTGTAACTATAGATGACTGTGAGGCGCGTAAACAGAATTTTGGACAAGTTAGAAATTCATTTGTACGTATTGTTGATAATTCTAATAATTCTGAAGTAATGAAATTTGAATTAGATGAGGATTTTTCTATAGAGACTGCTGTTGAATTTGGTAGAATTTATAAGAAAAATAACGAATGGAAATTTGAAGCTATTGGGACAGGTATGAAAGGTGGTCTTCAAGATTTTCTAAATAAATACAATTAA
- a CDS encoding IS1595-like element ISCal1 family transposase: MDIFKGQNLLEFSDCFKTDNDCKEYLANIKSKTPFKCSRCNHIACQTRADFSRQCNICRHTESATADTLFHKVKFGVRKAFFICFEMATSTKSLSASYMGVRYGVTEKTARLFMLKVREAMSSSGNNPMDGVVHVDEFVLGGREETKVGRSYNAKKKKAVTAVQLTEDGKVKRMYAMKIDDFSAQSLQYIFVNHISRNAKITTDKWRGYSPIAKAYDITQIESNGGLNFKALHTMIHQVKSWIRTTYSWVSDNNLNRYFNEFCFRINRSQSKATIFNNLIVKMVNNDKINQAELISN, from the coding sequence ATGGATATTTTCAAGGGTCAAAATCTTCTAGAGTTCTCTGATTGCTTCAAAACGGACAATGATTGCAAAGAATATTTAGCAAATATTAAGTCTAAAACCCCTTTTAAATGTTCTAGATGCAATCATATAGCCTGTCAAACACGTGCTGATTTCTCTAGGCAATGTAATATTTGTAGACATACAGAATCCGCAACAGCAGATACTTTATTTCACAAGGTAAAGTTTGGTGTTCGCAAAGCATTTTTTATTTGTTTTGAGATGGCTACAAGCACGAAAAGCTTATCTGCAAGTTATATGGGAGTACGTTACGGAGTAACAGAAAAAACAGCTAGACTTTTTATGCTTAAGGTCAGAGAAGCTATGTCTTCGAGTGGGAATAATCCTATGGACGGAGTTGTTCATGTAGATGAATTTGTTTTAGGGGGCAGAGAAGAAACAAAAGTTGGCAGAAGCTACAATGCTAAGAAAAAGAAGGCGGTTACAGCTGTTCAGCTTACAGAAGATGGAAAGGTAAAAAGAATGTATGCTATGAAAATAGATGATTTTTCAGCACAATCCTTACAATATATTTTTGTCAACCATATCAGCCGAAACGCAAAGATTACTACAGATAAATGGAGAGGCTATAGTCCTATTGCAAAGGCTTACGACATCACACAAATAGAAAGTAATGGAGGGTTAAATTTTAAAGCGCTTCATACAATGATACATCAGGTTAAATCTTGGATAAGAACAACTTATTCTTGGGTTAGTGACAATAATTTAAATAGATATTTCAATGAATTTTGTTTTAGAATAAACAGATCTCAAAGTAAAGCTACAATATTCAATAATCTTATTGTTAAAATGGTCAATAATGATAAAATCAATCAAGCTGAATTAATAAGTAATTAA
- a CDS encoding TerD family protein: MAINLQKGQKIEIGLSKLTIGLGWDPNEGTGFDFDLDASAFLLNSERKLSKESHFIFYNNLCGLGHNESNPCEKNGCTIGEFGVRHTGDDPDGNSSDGDDDEAIMVDLNILKDDIEEILFVVTIEDFVARKQNFGQVRNSYIRIVDNTTNEVVAKYELDEDFSIETAVEFGRLYKRNGQWKFEASGIGYKEDLGFFVNRHYSGEVIK; the protein is encoded by the coding sequence ATGGCAATTAATTTACAAAAAGGTCAAAAAATAGAAATTGGACTTTCTAAGTTAACCATTGGTTTAGGCTGGGATCCTAATGAGGGAACAGGTTTTGATTTTGACTTAGACGCCTCTGCATTTCTTCTCAATTCAGAAAGAAAACTTTCAAAAGAATCTCATTTTATTTTTTACAACAATTTATGTGGCCTTGGTCATAATGAAAGCAATCCTTGTGAAAAAAATGGTTGTACTATAGGTGAATTTGGTGTTAGACACACGGGAGATGATCCCGATGGTAATTCTAGTGATGGTGATGATGATGAGGCTATAATGGTCGATTTAAATATACTGAAGGATGATATTGAAGAGATACTATTTGTAGTTACAATTGAAGACTTTGTTGCTAGGAAACAAAATTTTGGGCAGGTCAGAAATTCTTATATTAGAATAGTTGATAATACCACAAATGAAGTAGTTGCTAAATACGAGTTAGATGAAGACTTTTCTATAGAAACTGCCGTAGAATTTGGTAGGTTATATAAAAGAAATGGACAATGGAAGTTTGAAGCATCAGGAATAGGATACAAAGAAGATTTAGGTTTTTTTGTTAACAGACATTATTCAGGAGAAGTTATTAAATAA